The bacterium genome includes a window with the following:
- the rarD gene encoding EamA family transporter RarD — protein sequence MKNRGKLYAVSAYLMWGFFPIYWKAIQNIRAYEIICHRILWSFLLLLAALLYKNKIKDIRPELKVSHVFLYAGTALMLALNWTTYVWAVNSGYIVEASLGYFINPLISVFLGVLILKEKLRLTQWVAIGIAFVGVLYLTFIYGSFPWISIILAFTFGFYGLIHKLGPLGSMEGLFVETGILLLPVIVILGFFESNGTGAFGHVSGFQTMLLIFTGAATAIPLVLFTEGLRKIPLSTIGILQYIAPSLQFLVGVIIYNESFSLNRLTGFVFVWCALVIYTVDGIKTHRKNKS from the coding sequence ATGAAGAACAGAGGGAAACTATATGCAGTATCAGCATATCTTATGTGGGGATTTTTCCCGATTTACTGGAAAGCTATTCAGAATATAAGAGCGTACGAAATAATCTGCCACAGAATCCTCTGGTCTTTTTTACTGCTTCTTGCCGCTCTGCTTTACAAAAATAAAATTAAAGATATACGGCCTGAATTAAAAGTATCTCATGTATTTCTATATGCAGGAACAGCACTAATGCTTGCATTGAATTGGACAACCTATGTCTGGGCCGTGAATTCCGGTTACATTGTTGAAGCAAGCCTGGGGTATTTTATTAATCCTTTAATAAGTGTGTTCCTCGGAGTATTGATTTTAAAGGAGAAACTTCGCTTAACGCAGTGGGTTGCAATTGGTATTGCGTTTGTCGGGGTTTTGTATTTGACTTTTATTTACGGAAGTTTCCCGTGGATTTCAATCATCCTTGCATTTACATTCGGATTTTACGGGCTTATACATAAATTAGGGCCTCTCGGTTCTATGGAAGGGCTGTTTGTTGAAACAGGGATTTTACTTTTACCTGTTATTGTTATTCTCGGTTTTTTTGAGAGTAACGGTACCGGTGCATTTGGCCATGTGTCGGGTTTTCAGACGATGCTGCTGATTTTTACAGGCGCTGCTACTGCAATACCTCTGGTTCTCTTTACAGAAGGGCTTAGAAAAATACCTCTTTCCACTATAGGAATATTACAGTATATAGCCCCGTCTTTACAATTTCTTGTCGGAGTTATAATTTATAATGAATCTTTCTCTTTGAACAGATTAACGGGATTTGTTTTTGTATGGTGTGCACTTGTAATCTACACTGTTGATGGTATAAAGACGCACAGAAAAAATAAATCTTGA
- a CDS encoding oligosaccharide flippase family protein has product MDRKETIMLQLLKKTLKHSVIYSFGNIAAKLIGIVLLPLYTSHITLKDYGVLGIVEVTILIMSQVLMLGQNQAYMRFYDSEEYKENRKELLFSSSLLLLSVGLVLNTGGTVLLSSFIHDAQMLLYLRLAFIVIGLRMLTTLFLSVLRSQERSSIFVISNVLKLTVTLSFNIYFVAFIKLGVTGILYSMVIGDAVLFVILLPVVAKSMKAIFLSAPVKASMLFGLPLVINSLAGMILNMGDRYVLKILVDYREVGLYNLGYKIAGVLNMVFIQSFSLSVLPIAYKIFGHKGDKRFYSKIMTYIVFILLWAGLGMAVFSREIVHLFARSSDYWPAYRVVPLIILAYIFSGARSVVNIGLLLQKKTSALATVTVCAAVLNIVLNFILVPKFKMFGAAWATIISFVLLYIVTLVLSNRGYHISYEYKKLIIMLFVGLLLFAAAGYANFATVYNLIFKALLVLIFPAVLFILKFYEPIEIERIKGILKRSM; this is encoded by the coding sequence ATGGATAGAAAAGAAACCATTATGCTGCAGCTCCTGAAGAAAACTTTGAAACACTCGGTGATTTACAGCTTTGGCAATATTGCTGCAAAATTGATTGGCATTGTTCTGCTTCCTCTCTACACTTCCCATATAACTCTTAAGGATTATGGCGTCCTTGGCATAGTAGAAGTCACCATTCTGATTATGTCACAGGTTCTTATGCTTGGGCAGAATCAGGCTTACATGCGTTTCTATGATTCTGAAGAGTATAAGGAGAACAGAAAAGAACTCCTGTTTTCTTCTTCGCTGCTGCTTCTGAGTGTCGGCCTGGTGCTTAATACCGGCGGAACAGTGCTTCTGAGCAGTTTTATCCATGATGCGCAGATGCTGTTGTATTTGCGCCTGGCTTTTATTGTAATAGGCCTCAGGATGCTGACGACACTGTTTTTAAGCGTGCTGCGGTCGCAGGAACGATCTTCAATTTTTGTAATCAGCAACGTTCTGAAATTAACAGTAACTCTATCCTTTAATATCTATTTTGTAGCTTTTATAAAATTGGGTGTCACCGGGATATTATACTCAATGGTCATTGGAGATGCTGTTTTATTTGTTATTCTTTTGCCTGTAGTGGCAAAGAGCATGAAGGCAATATTTTTGAGCGCGCCTGTAAAGGCTTCAATGCTGTTCGGGCTGCCTCTTGTGATAAATTCTCTCGCAGGCATGATCCTGAATATGGGTGACAGATATGTACTTAAAATTTTAGTTGATTACAGGGAAGTAGGCCTCTATAATTTGGGATATAAGATTGCAGGTGTACTTAACATGGTTTTTATTCAGTCGTTCTCTTTGAGCGTTCTTCCGATCGCATATAAAATTTTCGGACATAAGGGAGATAAAAGATTTTACAGCAAGATAATGACTTATATCGTTTTTATCCTCCTGTGGGCAGGCCTTGGTATGGCTGTATTCAGCAGAGAGATTGTACATCTGTTTGCACGTTCATCTGATTATTGGCCTGCTTATAGAGTTGTCCCGTTAATAATATTGGCATATATTTTTAGCGGAGCACGTTCGGTAGTTAATATAGGATTGCTGTTGCAGAAAAAGACATCTGCTCTTGCAACTGTAACAGTGTGTGCGGCAGTTTTGAATATAGTGCTTAATTTTATTTTAGTTCCCAAATTTAAAATGTTCGGAGCTGCATGGGCGACAATTATCTCCTTTGTTCTTCTGTATATTGTTACTCTTGTACTTTCAAACAGGGGTTATCATATTTCATACGAATATAAAAAGTTGATTATTATGCTGTTTGTCGGTTTGCTGCTTTTCGCTGCTGCAGGATATGCAAATTTTGCAACAGTTTACAATTTGATATTTAAGGCATTATTGGTATTGATTTTTCCTGCAGTGCTTTTTATTCTAAAATTTTATGAACCCATAGAAATTGAGCGGATCAAAGGTATCTTAAAAAGATCCATGTAG
- a CDS encoding sulfotransferase, protein MTDKIEKMGFGRRAVTFLRDLSVENLSLIFEFGIPRRMGTIFTLRETSFGELNRPVFFLSTGRCGTNWFQALLSLDKNLKVVHEPQPNLAFQNKFARRILSLAGDANEISEELALEAMKEIFTAGREKYLRYCYKTKRRFVETNHYQTFFAPAIAQLIPDSIFVHVYRHPGEFVRSAIRRGWYTSDNMSSPAFPEPFPGTYDYKKWQSYSLIQKNAWLWRETNMFIENFKKRTGQERVFTLDFSNFNITNILGLVDFAGADISHSRIKKQMNRKVNVQKTGDFPKYKDWSNLQKKELADICTELALTYGYKLSAD, encoded by the coding sequence ATGACAGACAAGATAGAAAAGATGGGATTCGGCAGGAGGGCTGTTACTTTCTTAAGGGATTTATCAGTTGAAAATTTATCCCTTATTTTTGAATTCGGCATTCCCCGGCGAATGGGGACAATCTTTACTTTGCGGGAGACATCGTTCGGAGAATTGAACAGGCCGGTATTTTTCCTTTCAACAGGCAGGTGCGGTACTAATTGGTTCCAGGCTCTTTTGAGTCTTGATAAAAACCTCAAAGTAGTTCATGAGCCTCAGCCGAATCTTGCTTTTCAAAATAAATTTGCCCGCAGGATTCTGTCGCTTGCCGGAGATGCAAATGAGATATCTGAAGAATTGGCGTTGGAGGCAATGAAGGAAATTTTTACTGCAGGAAGGGAAAAATATTTAAGATACTGCTACAAAACAAAGAGGCGGTTTGTTGAAACCAATCACTACCAGACTTTTTTTGCTCCTGCAATTGCGCAGTTGATACCTGATTCCATTTTTGTCCATGTGTACCGGCACCCCGGCGAATTTGTAAGATCAGCAATAAGAAGAGGCTGGTATACGTCGGATAATATGAGTTCTCCTGCATTTCCGGAACCCTTTCCCGGTACTTATGATTATAAAAAATGGCAGTCGTATTCTTTGATTCAGAAAAATGCATGGCTGTGGCGTGAAACAAATATGTTTATTGAGAATTTTAAAAAGAGAACAGGACAGGAAAGAGTGTTCACTCTTGATTTTTCAAACTTCAATATAACCAATATTTTAGGCCTTGTTGATTTTGCAGGTGCAGATATATCCCATTCTCGTATTAAAAAACAGATGAATAGAAAAGTAAATGTCCAGAAAACAGGAGATTTCCCAAAATATAAGGATTGGAGTAATTTGCAAAAAAAAGAACTTGCCGATATCTGTACAGAACTGGCATTAACTTACGGGTATAAATTAAGTGCTGATTAA
- a CDS encoding M3 family metallopeptidase: protein MKYSIFTAVGVVLLMIIAGCSQNSSNPLLQEFNTPFQTPPFRKIKVKHYMPAFKEAINQHNEEIETIAENKEEPSFKNTIVALDNSGILLSKVGGIFYNLLAANTSDELQKVAEEVSPLLSKHSDDVMLNKKLFKRIKSVYEKREKLNLSTEDRTLLKKTYKNFVRGGANLNEEEKTRLREINKKLSLLSLKFGNNILKENNRFELVIDKKEDLSGLPQTVIDAAAHAAKEKGYEGKWLFTLDKPSLIPFLQYSDKRNLREKMFKGYITKGDHNDELDNKKIVKEIVDLRLERANLLGYTTHADYVLEENMAKNPANVYKLLDKIWKPALAKAKKEEIMLQKMAGKDGNHFTLQPWDWWYYAEKLKKDKYDLDESKLKPYFQLENVRKEAFKVAHNLYGISFVERNDIPVYNDDVKVFEVKDKDGSHIGILYTDYFFRKSKRGGAWMDAYRKQYRINSKNVTPVICNVCNFAKPTKDTPSLLSYEDAQTLFHEFGHALHGLLSNCTYRTLSGTSVAQDFVELPSQFMENFAREPSIMKEYAKHYKTGKVIPDKLIKKIKKTGTFNQGFATTEYLAASYLDMDWHTITKPVTIGVNEFEKASMDRIGLIPQIVVRYRSTYFSHIFSGGYSAGYYSYVWAEVLDADAFEAFKEAGLFDQKTAKKFRDNVLSRGGTEDAMVLYKRFRGAEPKIDALLERRGLK, encoded by the coding sequence ATGAAATATTCAATTTTTACAGCAGTTGGTGTTGTCCTGTTGATGATTATTGCAGGCTGTTCCCAAAACAGCAGCAACCCGCTTTTACAGGAGTTCAATACTCCGTTTCAAACTCCTCCTTTCCGGAAAATAAAAGTTAAACATTATATGCCGGCTTTTAAGGAGGCCATTAATCAGCATAATGAAGAGATAGAAACAATTGCAGAAAATAAAGAAGAGCCTTCTTTTAAAAATACAATTGTAGCCCTTGATAACAGCGGGATTCTTCTATCAAAAGTCGGCGGAATTTTCTATAATCTGCTTGCAGCTAATACTAGCGATGAGCTGCAGAAAGTTGCAGAAGAGGTCTCTCCTCTGCTGTCAAAACATTCAGATGACGTAATGCTTAACAAAAAGTTATTTAAACGTATTAAATCAGTATATGAAAAACGTGAAAAACTTAATCTCTCTACTGAAGACAGAACACTTCTTAAAAAGACATATAAAAATTTTGTCAGGGGCGGAGCGAATTTAAATGAAGAGGAAAAAACAAGACTCCGTGAAATAAATAAAAAATTATCGCTTCTTTCATTGAAGTTCGGTAATAACATTCTTAAGGAGAATAACAGGTTTGAACTGGTAATTGATAAAAAAGAAGACCTTTCCGGCTTGCCTCAGACAGTAATTGATGCTGCTGCCCATGCAGCAAAAGAGAAAGGATACGAAGGTAAGTGGCTTTTCACACTTGATAAACCAAGCTTGATTCCTTTCCTGCAGTATTCTGATAAACGGAATCTCAGAGAGAAGATGTTTAAAGGCTACATAACCAAGGGTGATCATAACGATGAACTTGATAATAAAAAAATAGTTAAGGAGATAGTTGATCTGAGATTAGAGAGGGCGAACCTTCTTGGATATACTACTCATGCTGATTATGTTCTTGAAGAGAATATGGCAAAAAATCCGGCTAATGTTTACAAACTTCTTGACAAAATCTGGAAACCTGCTCTTGCCAAGGCCAAAAAAGAGGAGATAATGCTTCAAAAAATGGCAGGCAAAGACGGAAACCATTTTACTCTTCAGCCGTGGGATTGGTGGTATTATGCTGAAAAACTTAAGAAAGACAAATACGATCTTGATGAGAGCAAACTTAAGCCCTATTTCCAGCTTGAGAATGTAAGGAAAGAGGCTTTTAAAGTAGCACACAATCTCTATGGAATAAGTTTTGTTGAACGTAATGACATCCCGGTATATAACGATGATGTGAAAGTTTTTGAAGTAAAAGACAAAGACGGATCTCATATTGGGATTTTATACACTGATTATTTTTTCAGGAAGAGCAAACGCGGCGGTGCATGGATGGATGCATACAGAAAACAGTACCGTATTAATAGCAAGAATGTAACGCCTGTGATATGTAATGTCTGCAATTTTGCCAAACCAACAAAGGATACACCATCTCTCTTAAGTTATGAAGATGCACAGACGCTTTTCCATGAATTCGGACATGCACTTCACGGCCTTCTTTCAAACTGTACATACAGAACTCTTTCCGGCACGTCAGTAGCACAGGATTTTGTTGAACTGCCGTCGCAGTTTATGGAAAATTTTGCACGTGAACCTTCTATAATGAAGGAGTATGCAAAACACTACAAGACCGGTAAAGTTATTCCTGATAAATTAATAAAAAAGATAAAGAAAACAGGGACGTTTAATCAGGGCTTTGCTACAACCGAATACCTTGCTGCATCTTATCTTGACATGGACTGGCATACAATAACAAAACCTGTGACAATCGGAGTAAATGAATTTGAAAAAGCTTCTATGGACAGAATAGGGCTCATTCCGCAGATAGTTGTCAGGTACAGAAGTACATATTTCAGCCATATTTTTTCAGGCGGATATTCGGCAGGCTACTACAGTTATGTATGGGCTGAAGTACTTGATGCTGATGCATTTGAAGCATTTAAGGAAGCCGGCCTGTTTGATCAGAAAACAGCAAAGAAATTCAGAGATAACGTGCTGTCCAGAGGCGGGACAGAAGATGCCATGGTTTTATATAAGAGATTTAGAGGTGCAGAACCAAAGATAGATGCCCTGCTTGAGAGAAGGGGCCTTAAATAA
- a CDS encoding DNA polymerase IV: MERLIFHVDMDAFFASVEQSDNPSLKGKPVVVGADPGHGMVRGVVSAASYEARKYGIHSAMPISKAYRLCPDAVFLPVRMKRYKEVSREIMSILRDFSPIIEPVSIDEAFLDMTGTKRLLGDPIKAAEEIKLRVKREQNITASVGIAPNKLVAKIASDIQKPDGLVFVSQNGIKDFLNPLPVSRLWGVGIKTREILDSLGIKKVEDIVRLSEQDICSCFGKTKGMFLYRTSRGIDSRPVEYSSQAKSVSNEITFQYDVDDTGFLKEKLLFLSEKVSFRMRKQGYCGRTVYLKIRFSDFTTFVRNRTVNNPVCIIDDIYSEACILFDEIDISEKRVRLLGVGITMLVSADSVQQKLPFEKSDKREKAAVVVDKIKEKFGEKIIGRGKSS, translated from the coding sequence ATGGAACGGCTTATTTTTCACGTAGACATGGATGCATTTTTTGCCTCTGTGGAGCAGTCTGATAACCCTTCGCTTAAGGGAAAACCGGTTGTTGTAGGTGCTGATCCGGGGCACGGCATGGTGAGAGGTGTTGTATCAGCTGCATCTTACGAAGCGAGAAAGTATGGAATCCATTCCGCAATGCCGATATCAAAAGCCTATAGATTATGTCCTGATGCTGTTTTTTTGCCGGTACGCATGAAAAGATACAAAGAAGTCAGCAGAGAAATTATGTCAATTCTCAGAGATTTTTCTCCGATTATTGAGCCTGTAAGCATTGATGAGGCATTTCTTGATATGACAGGTACAAAAAGGCTTTTGGGAGACCCGATAAAAGCAGCGGAAGAGATTAAACTGAGAGTAAAGAGAGAACAAAATATTACAGCTTCTGTTGGTATTGCGCCTAATAAATTAGTTGCTAAAATTGCTTCTGACATCCAAAAACCGGACGGCCTTGTTTTTGTCTCTCAAAACGGGATAAAAGATTTTCTTAATCCCCTTCCAGTGAGCAGGCTGTGGGGTGTAGGTATAAAGACGAGAGAAATTCTTGACAGTCTCGGAATAAAAAAAGTTGAAGATATTGTACGTCTTTCTGAACAGGATATTTGTTCCTGTTTTGGTAAAACAAAGGGGATGTTTCTTTACCGAACCAGCAGAGGTATTGACAGCAGGCCTGTTGAATATTCTTCTCAGGCAAAGTCTGTCAGTAATGAGATAACTTTTCAGTATGATGTTGATGACACAGGTTTTTTAAAAGAAAAGCTGCTGTTTTTATCTGAGAAAGTTTCATTCCGCATGCGTAAACAGGGGTATTGCGGACGTACGGTGTATTTAAAAATAAGATTCAGTGATTTTACTACATTTGTAAGAAACCGTACTGTAAATAATCCTGTGTGTATAATAGATGATATTTATTCAGAGGCCTGTATACTTTTTGATGAAATAGATATTTCGGAGAAAAGAGTCCGCTTATTGGGAGTAGGTATTACAATGCTTGTTTCAGCAGACTCAGTGCAGCAGAAATTGCCCTTTGAGAAAAGTGATAAAAGGGAGAAAGCTGCAGTAGTTGTAGATAAAATTAAAGAAAAATTTGGTGAAAAGATCATTGGGAGGGGAAAGAGTAGTTAG
- a CDS encoding NUDIX hydrolase: MSTKRVIQCPHCSADIIVYKNPVPTVDIIIETDGGIVLIDRQNAPFGWAIPGGFVDYGESAPTAAKREAKEETSLDVELVAVLGVYSDPSRDPRQHTISTVFVAKAEGIPSAADDAKDAAVFRNKEDLPDNIVFDHLKIINDYFKWKELTADKKQWNGLFFT; the protein is encoded by the coding sequence ATGTCTACTAAAAGGGTTATACAATGCCCCCATTGTTCGGCTGATATTATTGTTTATAAAAACCCCGTACCAACGGTTGATATTATAATTGAAACTGACGGCGGAATAGTATTAATTGACAGACAGAACGCTCCGTTTGGGTGGGCAATACCCGGCGGTTTTGTAGATTACGGAGAATCCGCTCCGACAGCGGCAAAACGTGAAGCAAAAGAGGAAACTTCTTTGGACGTTGAGCTGGTTGCAGTGCTGGGTGTGTATTCCGATCCCTCAAGAGATCCTAGACAGCATACAATCTCAACGGTTTTTGTGGCCAAAGCAGAAGGAATTCCATCTGCTGCTGATGATGCTAAAGATGCTGCTGTTTTCAGAAATAAGGAAGATCTCCCGGATAATATTGTTTTCGACCATTTAAAAATTATTAATGACTATTTTAAATGGAAAGAGTTAACAGCGGATAAAAAGCAATGGAACGGCTTATTTTTCACGTAG
- a CDS encoding 23S rRNA (pseudouridine(1915)-N(3))-methyltransferase RlmH: MNVKIISIGRKRAEEYMRLEQEYLKRLTPFMKISQILLKPVKSGSNIKPDSLMYREGEEILKRIPDNSYVCALDRKGKMLSSGEFSNLLNNLQRKSIGETIFVIGGAAGLGENVINRADYKLSFSLMTFPHDMVPLILFEQLYRANSILHGSKYHK; encoded by the coding sequence ATGAATGTAAAAATCATTTCAATCGGGAGAAAACGAGCCGAAGAGTACATGCGGCTTGAACAAGAATATCTTAAAAGATTGACCCCTTTTATGAAGATATCCCAGATACTTCTTAAGCCTGTAAAATCCGGTTCAAATATTAAACCTGATTCATTGATGTACAGGGAAGGCGAGGAGATACTTAAAAGAATTCCTGATAATAGTTATGTGTGCGCTCTTGACAGAAAAGGCAAAATGTTATCTTCCGGAGAATTTTCAAATTTATTAAATAATTTACAGAGAAAAAGTATTGGGGAGACTATATTTGTTATCGGAGGCGCTGCAGGGCTTGGAGAAAATGTTATAAATAGGGCAGATTATAAACTTTCTTTTTCGCTTATGACTTTCCCCCATGATATGGTTCCGCTTATACTTTTTGAACAGCTTTATCGTGCCAATTCAATTCTGCACGGCAGTAAGTATCATAAATAA
- a CDS encoding MerR family transcriptional regulator — MDGPKIKRLYYSTRDVSEKAGIDTQLLRSWEKKFSFLKPIKSKTGRRLYKPSDLNLVIKIIDFKKNGLTDDRIEFLLKQGTEAVEKVDKSYDYSKERELPVHEIIATLQEIVRILDSRDS; from the coding sequence ATGGATGGCCCTAAAATCAAACGCCTCTACTATTCAACCCGAGACGTTAGTGAGAAAGCAGGCATTGACACTCAGTTGCTGAGGTCATGGGAAAAGAAGTTCAGTTTTCTAAAGCCGATTAAAAGTAAAACAGGAAGAAGGCTATACAAACCTTCCGACCTGAATCTTGTAATAAAAATAATAGATTTTAAAAAAAACGGACTTACTGACGACCGTATTGAATTCCTTCTTAAACAGGGAACAGAGGCCGTAGAGAAAGTTGATAAAAGCTACGACTATTCCAAAGAGAGGGAATTGCCTGTTCATGAAATAATTGCCACACTACAAGAGATTGTCAGAATTCTGGACAGCAGAGATTCCTGA
- a CDS encoding polysaccharide deacetylase family protein yields the protein MNEKNAEPVPIITFHKVDPSFEWGVTRVTPRQFRKIVSNLADCGYKTVSLDDVFTDSVSMPEKPVVLTFDDGYESILDYAAPVLEEFNFTGTIFIITGFVGKENKWDVNLGGLRFKHLSWAQIDSLKKAGFEIGSHTIHHSDLTRINRKEIENEVFESKQELERKTGDKVKFISFPFGRYNTEVIDLCVKAGYKGGCTYWIHKKDKENPFLMGRRAWYLFDPWFMMQAKLGNGIAGRIEEAKLRAINFFSHGTALLKPAIKD from the coding sequence GTGAATGAAAAAAACGCTGAACCTGTACCGATAATTACTTTTCATAAAGTTGATCCTTCTTTTGAGTGGGGAGTTACCAGGGTTACACCCCGCCAGTTCAGAAAAATTGTTTCCAATCTTGCTGATTGCGGTTATAAGACTGTAAGTCTGGATGATGTTTTTACGGATTCTGTTTCTATGCCTGAAAAACCAGTTGTCCTGACTTTTGATGATGGTTACGAAAGTATTTTAGATTATGCCGCGCCAGTCCTTGAAGAGTTTAATTTTACAGGCACAATTTTTATTATTACAGGATTTGTAGGAAAAGAAAATAAGTGGGACGTGAATTTAGGAGGCCTGAGATTTAAACATCTTTCGTGGGCGCAGATTGACAGCCTGAAAAAGGCGGGTTTCGAGATAGGATCCCATACAATCCACCATTCTGATTTAACACGCATAAACCGTAAAGAGATAGAAAATGAAGTATTTGAATCCAAACAGGAACTGGAGCGGAAAACCGGAGATAAAGTGAAATTTATTTCGTTTCCTTTTGGCAGATACAATACTGAGGTTATTGATCTATGCGTAAAGGCAGGTTATAAAGGCGGGTGCACATACTGGATACACAAAAAAGATAAAGAAAATCCTTTTCTTATGGGAAGAAGAGCCTGGTATCTGTTTGATCCGTGGTTTATGATGCAGGCAAAACTCGGGAATGGTATTGCAGGCAGGATTGAAGAAGCAAAGCTCAGGGCGATAAATTTTTTCTCGCATGGTACAGCGCTTTTAAAACCTGCAATAAAAGATTAA
- a CDS encoding pyridoxal phosphate-dependent aminotransferase, translating into MDSLRVSERGSATPWSPIRKLTPFSEKAEEDNVKVFHLNIGQPDILTPSEFYSAVKEYSQKVLAYGPSNGLPRIRKSFLDYYHNCGYSHIREPDLMVTTAGSEAVVFSMMAVASPGDEIIVFEPFYPNYNGFAAMAGVKLVPVSTDPETGYHLPDAEIIEEKITQKTKAILICTPNNPTGTVLRKEEMETIESIALKHNLFVLSDEVYREFVFDGEYTSILSFPELEKNAVLMDSISKRYSACGARIGCIISKNREIMDTVMKFGQARLCPPTLEQVGASAVIATGDKYFADMIEEYKIRRDFVYEALTKIPGVECKKPQGAFYMMVRFPVDDIEDFAKWLLTDFRANSSTTMIAPGPGFYATPGKGGQEARIAYVLNTDDLDRAVEILEKGLEVYNRRKIGE; encoded by the coding sequence ATGGATAGCCTGAGAGTTTCAGAACGCGGGTCGGCTACACCCTGGTCGCCTATTCGTAAATTAACTCCTTTTTCTGAGAAAGCTGAGGAGGATAATGTAAAGGTGTTTCATCTGAATATCGGACAGCCTGATATTTTAACACCTTCTGAATTCTATAGTGCTGTTAAGGAATATTCGCAAAAGGTACTTGCTTACGGGCCTTCCAACGGACTTCCTCGAATTCGTAAAAGCTTTCTTGATTATTATCATAACTGCGGCTACAGCCACATCAGAGAACCTGATCTCATGGTTACAACTGCAGGAAGCGAAGCAGTGGTTTTTTCCATGATGGCTGTTGCTTCGCCGGGTGATGAGATCATTGTGTTTGAGCCGTTTTATCCAAATTATAATGGATTCGCTGCAATGGCAGGAGTTAAGCTTGTACCTGTCAGTACTGACCCTGAAACAGGTTATCATCTGCCTGATGCGGAAATTATTGAAGAGAAAATAACACAGAAAACAAAAGCCATATTAATATGCACTCCGAATAATCCGACAGGTACTGTCCTCAGAAAAGAGGAGATGGAAACAATTGAGAGTATTGCACTCAAACACAATCTTTTTGTGTTGTCAGATGAAGTATACAGAGAGTTTGTATTTGACGGAGAATATACGAGTATTCTATCTTTTCCCGAGCTTGAAAAAAATGCTGTTTTAATGGATAGCATATCAAAACGGTACAGTGCGTGTGGTGCCCGAATAGGATGCATAATAAGCAAAAACAGAGAGATAATGGATACTGTTATGAAATTCGGGCAGGCAAGACTATGTCCTCCTACACTCGAACAGGTAGGTGCAAGCGCTGTAATCGCAACAGGTGATAAATATTTTGCTGATATGATTGAGGAGTATAAAATAAGGCGTGATTTTGTTTACGAAGCATTAACAAAAATTCCCGGAGTTGAATGCAAAAAGCCTCAAGGCGCATTTTACATGATGGTAAGGTTCCCTGTTGATGACATAGAAGATTTTGCAAAATGGCTTCTTACGGATTTTCGTGCAAATAGTTCTACAACTATGATTGCACCAGGGCCGGGTTTTTATGCAACACCAGGCAAAGGCGGGCAGGAGGCTCGTATTGCCTATGTGTTAAATACTGATGATCTTGATAGAGCCGTGGAGATCCTGGAAAAAGGACTGGAGGTTTACAATCGCAGGAAAATTGGTGAATGA